In Haloarcula limicola, the genomic stretch CGTACATCGACTACTTAGAGAACACGAAGCTCGAACTGTTCGACGCCGAGGTGTTCTCGGACCCGCACGACGGGCTGAAATCCCGCAGCGACGGGTCGATCACCCATACGGCCGAGGAGCGCGAACCCCTGAAGTTCGAGGTCGAATCCTTCATCGAGGCCAGCGAGAACGGGACCCAGCCGCCCGCGAGCGGCGCGGTCGGAGCCCGCGCCGTCGAGACGCTCGAACACGTCGAGCGCTCCGACGCGGAGAACGTCGTGGTGGACGTCGAGCAGCCGCCGATGGTCCAACGGCCCTGAGATTCTGACGACGCCGTCGAACGATGCGGCCGCGTTTTCGCCTGCCAGTCGGCGCAGATTGCAGAGCCGGTTGCGGTCGGGCGGTTACTCGTACACTTGTATCCACCCGTCACTCCGAACTTTGACGAGATACTGGTCGAATTCAAATTCGATGGTTCCTGTACTGCGGCGAGATTCCCCGTTCACGTCTGGTCCAAAGAAGCTCTCTTGAATCGCGGGTGCGTCCACCGCGTTGTACAGGATCGGGGATTTGAGTTCCGTCCGATCAACCCCTTTGGCGTCGGCGATCGCAGTAACGAGTGCAGTCGTCAGGTCCGCGTCGGCGTCTGGGTCGAAGTGATACTGAGCGGCCTGGCTCCACGAATTCTCGCGACCGAGCGTCGGGTCATCCTCGCTCTCGAGGCC encodes the following:
- a CDS encoding HalOD1 output domain-containing protein codes for the protein MTKSPDDGLESEDDPTLGRENSWSQAAQYHFDPDADADLTTALVTAIADAKGVDRTELKSPILYNAVDAPAIQESFFGPDVNGESRRSTGTIEFEFDQYLVKVRSDGWIQVYE